From Candidatus Nomurabacteria bacterium, one genomic window encodes:
- a CDS encoding metallopeptidase family protein produces the protein MNQTELDQPLDDLFELYIKQSLDELPQDYIANLNNVAITTADYPDVYQTKKSSLKNGQLLLGLYEGIPLSRRGTGTTMALPDKITLFRIPLLKVSKSSSELQAKIKQTLWHEIAHYYGLNHHDMAKLQQANKQAKL, from the coding sequence TTGAACCAAACTGAGCTTGATCAGCCACTAGATGACTTATTTGAACTATACATCAAACAGAGCCTAGACGAATTACCGCAAGACTATATAGCAAATTTAAATAATGTAGCTATTACAACAGCAGATTATCCTGACGTTTACCAAACTAAAAAATCGAGCTTAAAAAATGGCCAGTTACTACTTGGTTTATACGAAGGTATCCCGCTCAGCCGCCGCGGTACAGGTACTACGATGGCCCTCCCGGACAAAATTACTTTGTTCAGGATCCCCTTACTAAAAGTTTCTAAATCGTCTAGCGAACTCCAGGCAAAGATAAAACAGACATTATGGCACGAGATTGCCCATTATTATGGACTAAACCATCACGACATGGCAAAACTACAACAAGCCAACAAACAGGCTAAGCTATAA